Proteins encoded together in one Flavobacteriales bacterium window:
- a CDS encoding ATP-dependent Clp protease adaptor ClpS, with product MAHVTEPEEALLVELLCEHGPQRELLLHNDDVNTFDHVIGSLVAVCRHDPIQAEQCAWIVHYSGKCSVKRGTFDTLEPMCVALLDRGLSATIQ from the coding sequence ATGGCGCACGTCACCGAACCTGAGGAGGCCCTGCTCGTTGAGCTGCTCTGCGAGCATGGTCCGCAGCGTGAACTGCTGCTGCACAACGACGATGTGAACACCTTCGACCATGTGATCGGTTCGTTGGTGGCCGTCTGCAGGCACGACCCGATCCAAGCCGAACAATGCGCCTGGATCGTGCACTACAGCGGCAAGTGCAGCGTGAAGCGCGGCACCTTCGACACGCTGGAGCCCATGTGCGTGGCCCTGCTGGACCGCGGCCTCTCCGCCACCATCCAATGA
- the ychF gene encoding redox-regulated ATPase YchF encodes MGLKCGIVGLPNVGKSTLFNCLSNAKAQAANFPFCTIEPNVGTITVPDARLNKLADLVKPQRIVPTTVEIVDIAGLVKGASKGEGLGNQFLGNIRECDAILHVLRCFDDPNVVHVDGSVDPVRDKEVIDIELQLKDLETVEARIKKVEKQAQIGEKEAKRRFELLTRIREALLKGQSARTVVTVNDDPALLSEFQLLTTKPVMYVCNVDEKSATTGNRYVDAVKTAVADENAEVIFVTAAIEAEIASLETPEEREMFLKDIGLDEPGVNKLIRAAYHLLKLQTYFTAGVQEVRAWTIHQGDTGPKAAGVIHTDFEKGYIRAEVIGFDDYITLGSEPACRAAGKLRTEGKEYIVKDGDVMHFLFNV; translated from the coding sequence ATGGGACTGAAATGCGGCATCGTCGGCCTGCCTAACGTGGGCAAGAGCACTCTGTTCAACTGCCTCAGCAACGCCAAGGCCCAGGCGGCGAACTTCCCCTTCTGCACCATTGAGCCCAACGTGGGCACCATCACCGTGCCCGACGCGCGCCTCAACAAGCTCGCCGACCTGGTGAAGCCCCAGCGCATCGTGCCCACCACGGTGGAGATCGTGGACATCGCCGGCCTGGTGAAGGGCGCCAGCAAGGGCGAGGGCCTCGGCAACCAGTTCCTGGGCAACATCCGCGAGTGCGATGCCATCCTGCACGTGTTGCGCTGCTTCGACGACCCCAACGTGGTGCACGTGGACGGCAGCGTGGACCCTGTGCGCGACAAGGAAGTGATCGACATCGAGCTGCAACTGAAGGACCTGGAGACCGTGGAGGCCCGCATCAAGAAGGTGGAGAAGCAGGCCCAGATCGGGGAGAAGGAGGCCAAGCGCCGGTTCGAGCTGCTCACCCGCATCCGCGAGGCCCTGTTGAAGGGGCAGAGCGCCCGCACCGTGGTCACGGTGAACGATGATCCGGCCCTGCTGAGCGAGTTCCAGCTGCTCACCACCAAGCCGGTGATGTACGTGTGCAACGTGGACGAGAAGAGCGCCACCACGGGAAACCGGTATGTGGATGCGGTGAAGACCGCCGTGGCCGACGAGAACGCCGAGGTCATCTTCGTCACCGCCGCCATCGAGGCCGAGATCGCCAGCCTGGAGACGCCGGAGGAACGCGAGATGTTCCTCAAGGACATCGGCCTCGATGAGCCCGGGGTGAACAAGCTCATCCGCGCCGCCTACCACCTGCTGAAGCTGCAGACCTACTTCACCGCCGGTGTACAGGAGGTGCGCGCCTGGACCATCCACCAGGGCGACACGGGCCCCAAGGCCGCCGGCGTCATCCACACCGATTTCGAGAAGGGCTACATCCGCGCCGAGGTCATCGGCTTCGACGACTACATCACCCTGGGCAGTGAGCCCGCCTGCCGCGCCGCCGGCAAGCTGCGCACCGAAGGGAAGGAGTACATCGTGAAGGACGGGGATGTGATGCACTTCCTCTTCAACGTGTAG
- a CDS encoding M48 family metallopeptidase: MVVPRAAVLTALVVASGCSSVPITGRSQLNLLPESEMMGMSLTAYQEFLQQNQVLSATDARAAQVRRIGDRLAQAATSYLSNVGASDRVAGFQWEFNTVNDPTVNAWCMPGGKVVVYTGILPVTQDDAGLAVVMGHEIAHAIARHGNERMSQALAIQGAGMTLEALTASKPGLTRDIFLQSYGIGSQLGMLAYSRKHETEADKMGLVFMAMAGHDTRSAPAFWQRMAAGGGAKPPEFLSTHPSDETRVHDLEAYMPEALKYYKP, encoded by the coding sequence ATGGTGGTGCCCCGCGCTGCAGTCCTCACGGCCCTGGTGGTCGCATCCGGATGTTCTTCGGTGCCCATCACCGGCCGAAGCCAGCTGAACCTGCTGCCGGAGAGCGAGATGATGGGCATGTCGCTGACGGCCTATCAGGAGTTCCTGCAGCAGAACCAGGTACTGTCGGCCACCGACGCCCGCGCGGCCCAGGTGCGCCGCATCGGCGATCGGCTCGCCCAGGCCGCTACGAGCTACCTCTCAAACGTGGGCGCCTCGGACCGGGTCGCCGGGTTCCAGTGGGAGTTCAACACGGTGAACGACCCCACGGTGAACGCCTGGTGCATGCCTGGCGGCAAGGTGGTGGTGTACACCGGCATCCTGCCGGTGACCCAGGACGATGCCGGACTGGCGGTGGTGATGGGGCACGAGATCGCTCACGCGATCGCCCGCCACGGCAACGAACGGATGAGCCAGGCCCTCGCCATCCAGGGGGCGGGCATGACGTTGGAGGCGCTGACGGCGTCGAAGCCTGGGCTCACGCGGGACATCTTCCTCCAGTCGTACGGCATCGGCAGTCAGTTGGGCATGCTGGCGTACAGCCGCAAGCACGAGACGGAGGCCGACAAGATGGGCCTGGTGTTCATGGCGATGGCCGGTCACGATACGCGCAGCGCCCCGGCCTTCTGGCAGCGCATGGCGGCCGGGGGCGGTGCCAAGCCGCCCGAGTTCCTCAGCACCCACCCGAGCGACGAGACCCGGGTGCACGACCTGGAGGCGTACATGCCCGAGGCGCTCAAGTATTACAAGCCCTGA